The Desulfoscipio gibsoniae DSM 7213 genome contains a region encoding:
- a CDS encoding H-type small acid-soluble spore protein, with product MVMDVTRAKQIFDSEQTYQVMLNGSPIWIESLSADNQTAKVRPLEGGGGIQEVPVTELVEG from the coding sequence ATGGTCATGGATGTCACAAGAGCCAAGCAAATATTCGATTCCGAACAAACTTACCAGGTAATGTTAAACGGGTCTCCGATATGGATTGAAAGTTTAAGCGCCGATAACCAAACAGCCAAAGTTAGGCCCCTGGAAGGCGGTGGGGGGATTCAAGAAGTGCCTGTTACTGAATTGGTGGAAGGTTAA
- the tnpA gene encoding IS200/IS605 family transposase, whose protein sequence is MKNQTWKSTGTAVYNINYHFVRSTKYRKKALTPPIEETLKVVIIDLCEGHGYELITMEVMPDHVHIFLSAPPKIAPAVIAKILKGASARMLFTQHPELKKKLWSGHLWNPSYYVGTAGDMSKETIQRYIETQKEGGEAGAAH, encoded by the coding sequence ATGAAAAACCAAACTTGGAAGTCAACAGGCACAGCAGTTTACAACATCAACTATCACTTTGTACGGTCAACCAAGTATCGCAAAAAAGCGCTAACACCGCCCATCGAAGAAACCCTAAAGGTGGTTATCATTGACCTTTGTGAGGGGCACGGATATGAGCTAATCACAATGGAGGTGATGCCGGATCATGTGCATATTTTCCTATCCGCGCCCCCGAAGATAGCCCCGGCGGTAATTGCTAAAATACTCAAAGGAGCCAGTGCCAGGATGCTATTCACCCAGCACCCGGAGCTAAAGAAGAAACTATGGAGCGGTCACCTGTGGAACCCGTCCTATTACGTGGGTACCGCCGGTGACATGTCCAAAGAGACTATCCAGCGCTATATCGAAACCCAAAAGGAAGGCGGTGAAGCCGGTGCTGCTCACTGA
- a CDS encoding DUF4097 family beta strand repeat-containing protein, whose protein sequence is MTAKGMSKAGPITLALGLVIGGLVLLLHNLGAIANLEWLWKLWPVLIIGIGLEYFIKRVLVQEEDVHFHIPSLLLILLLILLGGITYAASNIGRNIDSFIGGIPFHQTSLDYSRNWQADPVAVKAGEQLVIDNRVGRVELLPGDGDVVQVSAVIQSPGHGPARELVDKLNPGIRRENGRVLVTVPQVPDTDSGLTGYIVTDFKITVPDGVHVQVQSGTGRVIAQNMDINLAITGTTGSIELNNIGGNVEARNNTGRLEVLDPGGDLIAETNTGSIKVASSKPLNGQYNLKSNTGKISLMMPKNSDLVMEARSATGRVSVLGLPDDRSKSGPSDEYSYTLGAGKGRADLEVGVGTINIEVK, encoded by the coding sequence ATGACAGCTAAGGGAATGTCTAAGGCCGGCCCTATCACGCTGGCACTGGGACTGGTGATTGGTGGTCTGGTATTGCTGCTGCATAATCTCGGGGCCATTGCCAACCTGGAGTGGTTGTGGAAGCTGTGGCCCGTGTTAATCATTGGCATAGGGTTGGAGTATTTTATCAAAAGGGTGTTAGTTCAGGAGGAAGATGTCCATTTCCATATTCCCAGCCTGCTTTTAATACTGCTACTAATACTATTAGGTGGAATTACATATGCGGCATCTAATATCGGTAGAAACATTGACAGCTTTATCGGAGGGATTCCTTTTCACCAGACGAGCCTTGATTATAGCAGAAACTGGCAGGCGGATCCAGTAGCCGTCAAGGCTGGTGAACAGTTAGTAATTGATAACCGGGTGGGCCGGGTGGAACTGCTGCCCGGTGACGGCGATGTGGTGCAGGTTAGTGCGGTAATCCAGTCACCGGGCCATGGCCCGGCCAGGGAGCTGGTAGATAAGCTGAATCCGGGCATTAGAAGGGAAAACGGGCGGGTATTGGTTACTGTGCCCCAAGTGCCAGATACAGATAGCGGTTTAACAGGCTATATAGTAACCGACTTTAAAATAACCGTGCCTGACGGGGTGCATGTACAGGTGCAAAGTGGTACCGGCCGGGTTATAGCGCAAAACATGGATATTAATCTGGCAATTACCGGTACGACGGGAAGCATTGAACTTAACAATATCGGTGGCAATGTTGAGGCGCGAAATAATACCGGCCGGCTGGAGGTGCTTGACCCTGGCGGTGACCTGATAGCTGAAACCAATACCGGCAGTATAAAAGTTGCATCGAGTAAGCCATTAAACGGGCAATATAATCTAAAAAGCAACACGGGTAAAATCAGCTTGATGATGCCAAAAAACTCCGATCTGGTCATGGAAGCCCGGTCCGCCACGGGGCGGGTATCCGTGCTGGGCTTGCCTGATGATAGAAGCAAATCCGGTCCTTCGGATGAATACAGTTACACGCTGGGTGCGGGCAAGGGGCGGGCTGATCTGGAGGTAGGTGTGGGCACAATCAACATTGAGGTAAAATAA
- a CDS encoding valine--tRNA ligase: MANQFDMPTTYDPHAVEDKWYKYWEENKYFRSVVDPEKEPFCIVMPPPNVTGQLHMGHALDNTLQDILTRWRRMQGYNALWLPGTDHAGIATQAKVEEQLGKEGTNKYELGREKFLERVWEWKEQYGGRITHQLRRLGSSCDWDRERFTMDEGCSEAVQEVFVRLYERGLIYRDYYITNWCPHCQTTISDIEVEHRDKPGQLYYIKYPVQGSPGEFIAVATTRPETMLGDTAVAVHPEDERYMHLIGKTVVLPLVERQIPVIADEYVEPEFGTGAVKITPAHDPNDFEVGRRHDLPSVQVIDREARMTKDAGARYQGQDRWECRKRLVKDLQAKGLLVKIEDLSHAVGHCYRCSSVIEPMLSKQWFVRMKPLAEPAIEVAKDGRLQFIPERFTKVYLNWMENIRDWCISRQLWWGHRIPVYYCLDCDEVIVSKTRPEKCRCGSTNLEQDPDVLDTWFSSALWPFSTLGWPHKTVDLAYYYPTSVLVTGRDIIFFWVARMIFSGLEHMDDVPFREVFIHGLVLDALGRKMSKSLGNGVDPIEVIESHGADSLRFMLVTGNTPGNDLRFHFERLDGSRNFANKIWNASRFALMNLQDYAPEKSPGREQYTLADRWIVSRYQRAVRECTEFLEKYELGEAARVLYEFTWNELCDWYIELVKPRLYGKTGAADREVAQHVLAVVLRGALELLHPFMPFITEEIWQHLPHRGTTVMRAPWPQYRNEQVDGPAEERMEIVMEVIRGIRQIRSEMNVPPGKQAEALIVTAVPALRDVLAGNLAYVEGLANCQAKVLTKLGEKPEQAATAVARDIQIFVPLRGLIDVDKELARLNKDRQALEKDLARVEGKLNNPSFLNKAPAEVVDKERGKQAELSSKLGAINERLAIFGDR; encoded by the coding sequence ATGGCCAATCAGTTTGATATGCCCACCACTTATGATCCCCATGCAGTGGAGGACAAGTGGTACAAATACTGGGAAGAGAACAAGTATTTTCGATCCGTCGTTGACCCCGAAAAGGAGCCTTTTTGCATAGTTATGCCGCCGCCCAACGTAACAGGGCAGCTGCATATGGGACATGCTCTGGACAATACCCTGCAGGATATCCTTACCCGCTGGCGTCGCATGCAGGGATACAACGCTCTGTGGCTGCCCGGCACCGACCATGCCGGAATTGCCACCCAGGCCAAAGTGGAAGAACAGCTGGGCAAAGAAGGTACCAATAAATATGAACTGGGCCGGGAGAAATTTTTAGAGCGGGTTTGGGAATGGAAAGAGCAGTACGGAGGCCGCATCACCCACCAGCTGCGCCGTCTGGGTTCTTCTTGTGATTGGGACAGAGAGCGGTTTACCATGGACGAGGGATGTTCTGAGGCCGTGCAGGAGGTGTTTGTTCGTCTTTATGAGCGGGGTCTGATTTACAGAGATTATTATATAACCAACTGGTGCCCCCACTGCCAGACTACCATCAGCGACATTGAGGTGGAGCACCGGGACAAGCCCGGCCAGCTTTACTATATTAAATACCCGGTTCAAGGCAGCCCGGGGGAATTTATCGCTGTAGCCACCACCCGGCCCGAAACTATGCTGGGCGATACTGCTGTGGCGGTGCACCCTGAGGATGAGCGCTACATGCATTTAATCGGTAAAACGGTGGTATTGCCCCTGGTGGAGAGACAGATTCCCGTTATTGCCGATGAATATGTAGAGCCGGAATTCGGTACCGGTGCGGTGAAAATTACCCCGGCTCACGACCCCAACGACTTTGAAGTAGGCCGGCGGCACGATTTGCCCTCTGTGCAGGTCATTGACCGGGAGGCCCGGATGACCAAAGATGCCGGTGCCCGGTACCAAGGTCAGGATCGATGGGAATGTCGCAAGCGTTTGGTCAAAGATTTGCAAGCCAAGGGATTGTTGGTTAAGATAGAGGATCTGTCCCACGCCGTGGGGCACTGCTACCGCTGTTCATCTGTTATTGAGCCAATGCTGTCCAAGCAGTGGTTTGTACGCATGAAACCATTGGCAGAGCCCGCCATCGAAGTGGCCAAAGATGGGCGTTTACAATTTATCCCCGAGCGTTTTACCAAGGTATACTTAAACTGGATGGAAAACATCCGGGATTGGTGCATTAGCCGCCAGCTTTGGTGGGGACACCGTATACCGGTTTATTACTGCCTGGATTGTGATGAAGTAATAGTTAGTAAAACACGCCCGGAAAAATGCCGGTGCGGCTCAACTAACTTAGAGCAAGATCCCGATGTGCTGGATACCTGGTTCAGCTCGGCGCTGTGGCCATTTTCTACCCTGGGCTGGCCCCACAAGACGGTGGACCTCGCCTACTACTACCCCACCTCGGTGTTAGTCACAGGAAGAGACATCATCTTTTTTTGGGTGGCTCGGATGATTTTCAGCGGGCTGGAGCACATGGATGATGTGCCCTTCCGGGAAGTGTTCATCCACGGGTTGGTGCTTGATGCCCTGGGACGCAAGATGAGCAAATCGCTGGGCAATGGAGTGGACCCCATCGAGGTTATTGAAAGCCATGGCGCGGACAGCCTGCGGTTCATGTTAGTTACAGGCAATACGCCGGGCAACGACCTGCGGTTTCATTTTGAACGCCTGGATGGATCCCGTAACTTTGCCAATAAAATTTGGAACGCCTCTCGATTTGCCTTAATGAATTTACAGGATTATGCACCGGAAAAATCGCCTGGACGGGAGCAATATACACTGGCCGACCGCTGGATTGTAAGCCGTTACCAGCGGGCGGTGCGGGAATGCACTGAATTTCTGGAAAAATACGAACTGGGCGAGGCCGCCCGGGTACTTTATGAATTTACCTGGAATGAACTGTGTGACTGGTATATCGAGCTGGTCAAACCGCGCCTTTACGGAAAAACCGGTGCTGCTGACCGGGAGGTTGCCCAGCATGTATTGGCCGTTGTGCTGAGGGGGGCGCTGGAACTGTTGCACCCGTTTATGCCTTTTATAACCGAAGAGATTTGGCAGCACCTGCCGCACCGGGGCACTACCGTGATGCGTGCCCCATGGCCCCAATACCGGAATGAACAAGTGGATGGCCCGGCCGAGGAACGTATGGAGATTGTTATGGAGGTAATCCGGGGCATCAGGCAGATTCGCAGTGAAATGAACGTGCCGCCGGGCAAGCAGGCTGAAGCGCTTATTGTCACCGCCGTGCCCGCACTGCGTGATGTGCTGGCGGGTAACCTGGCCTATGTAGAGGGGTTGGCTAATTGCCAGGCCAAGGTGCTGACGAAACTGGGCGAAAAGCCTGAGCAAGCCGCCACTGCTGTCGCCCGGGACATCCAAATATTTGTGCCCCTGCGGGGATTAATTGATGTGGACAAAG
- the lon gene encoding endopeptidase La yields the protein MNPIEKRVLPLLPLRGILVFPYMVIHLDVGREKSVQAIEEAMVKERVIFLATQKEAQTDDPMEEDIYNVGTVAEVKQLLKLPGGTIRVLVEGIARAKINKYVSKEPFFSVEVDQYAEEFDKSSQVEALMRNLVTQFEQYVKLSKKIPPETVVTVVNIDDPGRLADIVASHLTLRIEDKQSVLEAIDIVKRLDKLCAIVARELEIVEMERKINVRVRKQMEKTQKEYYLREQIKAIQRELGEKDDRVAEGEELREKIAKAKLPKEVEEKALKEVERLEKMPPMAAEAAVVRNYLDWLLALPWSKSTRDRLDINMAETVLDEDHYGLKIVKERILEYLAIRKLAKKMKGPIICFVGPPGVGKTSLGRSIARALERKFVRISLGGVRDEAEIRGHRRTYVGAMPGRIIQGMKTAGSKNPVFLLDEIDKMSMDFRGDPSSALLEVLDPEQNNSFSDHYIESPYDLSNVMFITTANIQHNIPRPLLDRMEIINISGYTEEEKVQIAMRHLLAKQIKEHGLNNEMVQISENTIRRVIREYTRESGVRNLERNIASLCRKAAKQIVSGKTSKVKVTVQNLEQFLGKPKYRYGIAEQEDQVGVATGLAWTEVGGDTLAIEITTYKGKGKLTLTGKLGDVMRESAQASYSYVRSRAAELGIKEEMFDKYDIHVHVPEGAIPKDGPSAGITMAVALASALTGRHVRYDVAMTGEITLRGRVLPIGGLKEKVLAAHRAGIKTVLLPMDNRKDIEEIPANIRKQIELVPVDHMDGVLKIALRENEFTPETEQIEPPPQLPYGKVMETEGGTGLPNENNFS from the coding sequence ATGAATCCTATAGAAAAACGGGTATTACCTCTATTACCTTTAAGGGGAATACTGGTTTTTCCCTATATGGTTATCCACCTGGATGTGGGTAGGGAAAAATCGGTTCAAGCTATAGAAGAAGCTATGGTCAAGGAAAGGGTAATTTTCCTGGCCACCCAAAAGGAAGCCCAGACAGACGACCCCATGGAAGAAGATATTTATAATGTTGGTACGGTGGCCGAGGTAAAGCAGTTGTTAAAGCTGCCCGGAGGCACTATCAGAGTTTTGGTTGAAGGTATTGCCAGGGCAAAAATTAATAAATACGTTAGCAAGGAGCCATTTTTCAGCGTTGAGGTAGACCAGTATGCCGAAGAGTTTGATAAAAGCTCTCAGGTTGAAGCGCTGATGCGTAACCTGGTCACTCAATTTGAGCAGTACGTAAAACTAAGCAAAAAAATACCACCGGAGACCGTAGTTACAGTGGTTAATATCGATGACCCGGGGCGATTGGCTGATATAGTGGCCTCTCACCTGACACTGCGTATTGAGGATAAACAGTCTGTTCTAGAAGCCATTGATATAGTAAAACGTCTGGATAAGCTATGCGCTATTGTAGCCCGGGAACTGGAAATTGTAGAGATGGAGCGTAAAATTAACGTCCGGGTGCGCAAGCAAATGGAAAAAACCCAGAAGGAGTATTACCTGCGGGAACAGATTAAGGCGATTCAGCGGGAGTTGGGTGAAAAGGATGACCGTGTGGCAGAGGGCGAGGAGTTAAGGGAGAAAATTGCCAAGGCCAAGCTGCCAAAGGAAGTGGAAGAAAAAGCGCTTAAAGAAGTTGAGCGTTTGGAGAAAATGCCCCCTATGGCTGCTGAGGCGGCAGTAGTGCGTAATTACCTGGATTGGCTTTTGGCTCTACCCTGGTCTAAAAGCACCAGGGATCGTCTTGATATTAACATGGCTGAGACGGTACTGGATGAAGACCATTACGGCTTAAAAATAGTTAAAGAGCGTATTTTAGAATATCTGGCTATTCGAAAGCTGGCTAAAAAAATGAAAGGGCCCATCATATGCTTTGTGGGGCCGCCCGGTGTGGGGAAAACATCGCTGGGCCGATCCATAGCCCGTGCACTGGAGCGTAAATTTGTGCGTATTTCTTTGGGTGGCGTGCGGGATGAAGCTGAGATCCGGGGGCACCGTCGTACTTATGTGGGTGCCATGCCGGGTCGAATTATCCAGGGCATGAAAACCGCAGGTTCCAAAAACCCAGTCTTTTTGCTGGATGAGATTGACAAAATGAGCATGGATTTCCGCGGCGACCCGTCATCAGCGCTGTTGGAAGTGCTTGATCCTGAACAAAATAATAGCTTTAGCGATCATTACATTGAATCACCCTATGACCTCAGCAACGTTATGTTCATTACCACAGCCAATATTCAGCATAACATTCCCCGGCCACTGTTGGACCGGATGGAGATAATTAATATATCAGGTTATACTGAGGAAGAAAAAGTGCAAATAGCCATGCGTCACCTGCTGGCCAAGCAGATTAAAGAGCATGGGTTAAATAATGAAATGGTGCAGATTTCCGAAAATACCATCAGGCGGGTTATCCGGGAATATACCAGGGAAAGCGGCGTGCGCAATCTGGAACGTAATATTGCCTCTCTATGCCGCAAAGCTGCCAAACAAATTGTGTCAGGTAAGACCAGCAAAGTTAAGGTAACAGTGCAAAACCTGGAACAGTTCCTGGGCAAACCCAAGTATCGTTATGGTATTGCTGAACAGGAGGACCAAGTGGGCGTGGCCACTGGCCTTGCCTGGACCGAGGTGGGCGGTGACACGCTAGCCATTGAAATAACCACTTATAAAGGTAAAGGTAAGCTAACCCTGACCGGTAAACTGGGCGACGTAATGAGAGAGTCGGCCCAGGCCAGCTATAGCTACGTGCGCAGCCGGGCTGCGGAGTTAGGTATTAAAGAAGAGATGTTCGATAAATATGATATTCACGTACACGTACCCGAAGGAGCCATCCCCAAGGACGGTCCCTCCGCTGGTATTACCATGGCGGTAGCCCTGGCTTCGGCGCTCACTGGTCGCCATGTGCGCTATGATGTGGCTATGACCGGGGAAATAACGCTGCGGGGGCGGGTGCTTCCTATAGGCGGGCTTAAGGAAAAGGTGCTAGCTGCGCATCGTGCCGGCATTAAGACGGTGCTGCTGCCTATGGATAACCGCAAGGATATTGAGGAAATACCTGCTAATATTAGAAAACAGATAGAACTAGTGCCTGTAGACCATATGGATGGGGTACTCAAGATTGCATTGCGGGAAAATGAGTTCACACCCGAGACGGAGCAGATAGAACCCCCGCCTCAGCTGCCATACGGAAAGGTTATGGAGACCGAGGGAGGAACCGGACTGCCCAATGAAAATAACTTCAGCTGA
- a CDS encoding ABC transporter substrate-binding protein codes for MFKKRTIMALLIALGIITGGGIYYMHSVHERDKEEVVTLKVWESEKSMLHLPLYVAIKEGYFDEQGIKIQLLNRSNTATQDPYADNLADIILTDPVNCLYRKSVNPSAPLIIAVLAHRDGTFLLAREKENFTWEGLKDKNIICYPPETGPGLVMEKIIRDTGMVPMRDLCLYNRIPDELRLGVFKSGSGSYIQLTAAKAIMAEETGAGHIIARPGEKAGAFPSVLCTVQPEIINNHADAVQGFVNAIYKAQLWMQHEPDIVTGAVKIYLDELDKKTRNKIIQYYLKMGMWSPYPQVDVKTFNDITQLMKTSGQLAVPVTFKGTVNNIFASQAINTIKYIPKEEREKSWFKKIIG; via the coding sequence TTGTTTAAAAAAAGAACTATTATGGCATTATTAATTGCATTGGGCATCATAACAGGTGGCGGAATCTACTATATGCATAGTGTCCATGAAAGAGATAAGGAAGAAGTAGTAACTTTAAAGGTATGGGAAAGTGAAAAATCTATGCTTCACCTGCCACTTTATGTAGCCATTAAAGAAGGTTATTTTGACGAGCAGGGCATAAAGATCCAACTATTGAACCGTTCTAATACAGCCACCCAGGATCCATATGCAGATAACCTGGCCGATATCATACTCACCGACCCGGTGAATTGCCTGTACCGTAAATCAGTAAATCCTTCAGCACCACTAATTATAGCCGTTCTGGCCCACCGCGACGGCACCTTTTTATTGGCCAGGGAAAAGGAGAATTTTACTTGGGAGGGCCTTAAAGATAAAAACATAATCTGCTACCCGCCTGAAACTGGTCCTGGCCTGGTAATGGAAAAAATAATTAGAGATACCGGCATGGTGCCCATGCGGGATCTGTGCCTGTATAACCGTATCCCTGATGAATTGCGTTTGGGGGTTTTTAAATCCGGCAGCGGATCATATATACAGCTCACTGCAGCAAAAGCCATCATGGCCGAAGAAACCGGTGCCGGTCACATCATTGCCCGCCCGGGCGAGAAGGCTGGAGCTTTCCCATCCGTTCTGTGTACAGTGCAACCGGAAATAATTAATAATCATGCCGATGCAGTACAGGGATTTGTAAATGCTATCTACAAGGCTCAGCTATGGATGCAACATGAACCTGATATCGTAACCGGAGCAGTTAAAATTTACCTGGATGAACTGGATAAAAAAACAAGGAACAAGATAATCCAGTATTACCTAAAGATGGGAATGTGGTCGCCATATCCCCAAGTTGATGTGAAAACTTTTAATGACATTACACAACTTATGAAGACTTCCGGCCAGCTGGCAGTTCCCGTAACTTTTAAGGGTACTGTAAACAACATTTTTGCGAGCCAGGCTATTAACACAATCAAATACATCCCCAAGGAAGAACGGGAGAAAAGCTGGTTCAAGAAAATTATTGGTTGA
- a CDS encoding helix-turn-helix domain-containing protein, producing the protein MLLTEKVVLSPTPKQEQWLWQMSMAATELYNIALQQRRWHFYRHHGTAQSLSYTYQNSQLVELKKRSLASTNFTAWSPKRS; encoded by the coding sequence GTGCTGCTCACTGAAAAGGTCGTCCTTTCACCGACCCCAAAACAGGAACAGTGGCTATGGCAAATGAGCATGGCCGCCACAGAGCTGTATAATATCGCCCTGCAACAGCGCAGGTGGCACTTTTACCGGCATCACGGCACCGCCCAAAGCCTAAGTTATACTTACCAGAACAGTCAACTGGTAGAGTTAAAAAAGCGTTCCCTTGCTTCAACCAACTTTACAGCCTGGTCGCCCAAGAGGTCCTGA
- a CDS encoding TIGR04086 family membrane protein: MFKGITLVSWSRKDGQAGLIKPGALWSGVVWSLTSTAFICAALMLWVFMTAREVYHFSALIVAGIWLGALLGGAVGGRSAGSLGWLHGLVVGFIYYLAVMVLLTVWSTGFPVFSVWFAHGLVVVILSAIGGIIGVNMPGARRGIKVNRSSRKRFPV, translated from the coding sequence ATGTTCAAGGGTATTACGCTGGTTAGCTGGTCCCGTAAAGATGGACAGGCCGGTTTGATAAAACCGGGTGCGCTGTGGTCGGGGGTTGTCTGGTCGCTTACAAGCACTGCATTTATATGCGCGGCCCTGATGCTCTGGGTTTTTATGACGGCACGCGAGGTTTATCATTTTAGCGCTTTGATTGTGGCAGGTATTTGGCTGGGTGCATTGCTGGGGGGGGCGGTTGGCGGCAGATCGGCGGGGAGCCTGGGCTGGCTGCATGGCCTGGTGGTAGGATTTATTTATTACCTTGCTGTGATGGTGCTTTTAACGGTATGGAGCACCGGTTTTCCCGTGTTTTCCGTTTGGTTTGCCCATGGACTGGTAGTGGTCATACTTTCTGCTATCGGTGGTATCATTGGCGTAAACATGCCTGGGGCCAGGCGTGGCATTAAAGTAAACCGCTCAAGCCGGAAGCGTTTCCCTGTTTGA
- the yihA gene encoding ribosome biogenesis GTP-binding protein YihA/YsxC — protein sequence MKITSADFVTSATNLDKCPAGSHPEVALAGRSNVGKSSLFNVLVNRKRLARTSNTPGRTQLINFFIINDKLHLVDLPGYGFAKVPVRVKAQWGKMIEGYLAGREQLRGVILLVDVRHKPTQDDQQMYNWLKAYRIPTAVVATKADKLSRGRAIQNLAVVRKNLQLADADPLVLFSAVTGQGKEDILTIIKNWTMVPGVKVDS from the coding sequence ATGAAAATAACTTCAGCTGATTTTGTGACCAGTGCTACTAATCTGGATAAGTGTCCGGCCGGGAGTCACCCTGAGGTAGCCCTGGCCGGGCGTTCCAATGTGGGAAAGTCAAGCCTGTTTAATGTTCTTGTAAACCGCAAGCGTTTGGCCCGCACCAGTAATACACCCGGTAGGACACAGCTGATTAATTTTTTTATCATTAATGATAAGCTTCATTTGGTGGATCTGCCGGGCTATGGTTTTGCCAAAGTGCCGGTCCGGGTAAAGGCCCAATGGGGTAAAATGATCGAGGGCTACCTGGCCGGGCGGGAACAACTGCGCGGCGTGATACTTTTGGTAGACGTGCGCCACAAACCCACACAGGATGACCAGCAGATGTATAACTGGCTGAAAGCATACCGTATCCCAACCGCAGTGGTGGCTACCAAGGCCGATAAGCTTAGCCGGGGGCGGGCCATACAAAACCTTGCCGTGGTACGCAAAAACCTCCAGCTTGCTGATGCAGATCCCCTGGTATTGTTTTCCGCCGTCACCGGCCAGGGTAAAGAAGACATCTTAACAATCATCAAAAACTGGACCATGGTGCCGGGTGTGAAAGTTGATAGCTGA
- a CDS encoding RNA-guided endonuclease InsQ/TnpB family protein — translation MVAQEVLRLVNKDYRSFWGRLKNQRLNGDEVTARPPWFKSALKYFTLPYIQSGFELDDEYLVVSGGMESYKTSKGKTKRRQYKERIKIEGYRNLPDNIHSLTISYEKGKYYANLVYEITPAKLGSERPLKVVAFDPGVKTFLTGATDSGCLIEVHSTVNRSTRYFDKEIDLVKSKLDRCKKGSRRWKRLKKALSTLYQRRAGQINGTLHATAKLLANSRHDIISVGSPNKLGMVSSDPAKGKGNQRINRAVQNNWPHKKFLGYLGYKTESRGKYTHKADERYSTQTCSNCGNRQKLKPTIRTYKCPKCTMVLGRDDNAAINLLNNLLTSFYRPKVNYRDYRKKKIYSRTLSGQWYVAYKKVG, via the coding sequence CTGGTCGCCCAAGAGGTCCTGAGACTAGTTAACAAAGACTATCGTTCATTCTGGGGCCGTTTAAAAAACCAGCGGCTAAACGGCGATGAGGTTACTGCCAGGCCACCCTGGTTCAAAAGTGCACTTAAATACTTTACGCTACCCTATATTCAAAGCGGTTTTGAGCTGGACGATGAATATTTGGTAGTTTCCGGCGGCATGGAGTCTTATAAAACCAGCAAAGGCAAAACAAAGCGTCGTCAGTATAAAGAACGCATCAAGATCGAAGGCTACCGTAACCTGCCGGACAATATCCATAGTCTGACCATCTCCTACGAGAAGGGCAAATATTATGCCAACCTGGTGTATGAAATAACCCCTGCCAAGCTGGGCAGCGAACGTCCCCTAAAGGTTGTCGCCTTTGACCCCGGCGTTAAGACGTTCCTGACCGGGGCCACCGACAGCGGGTGCCTTATAGAGGTACACTCTACCGTTAATCGCAGCACCAGGTACTTCGACAAAGAAATCGACCTCGTAAAATCCAAGCTCGACCGGTGCAAGAAAGGTTCCCGGCGCTGGAAGAGACTAAAAAAAGCACTAAGCACACTTTATCAGCGTCGCGCGGGCCAGATAAACGGTACCCTGCACGCCACAGCAAAACTACTGGCTAACAGCCGTCACGATATTATTTCCGTTGGTAGTCCCAACAAACTGGGGATGGTATCAAGCGACCCGGCCAAAGGTAAAGGCAACCAACGTATCAACCGTGCCGTACAGAATAACTGGCCCCATAAGAAGTTCCTCGGCTACCTCGGCTATAAGACAGAAAGCCGCGGTAAGTATACTCACAAAGCCGACGAACGGTATAGCACCCAGACGTGCTCTAATTGCGGCAACCGGCAGAAACTTAAGCCCACGATACGCACCTACAAATGCCCAAAATGCACTATGGTGCTAGGTAGGGACGATAACGCCGCAATCAACCTGCTGAATAACTTATTAACCAGCTTCTACAGGCCGAAAGTGAACTACAGGGACTATCGCAAGAAGAAGATATATAGCCGTACCCTAAGTGGTCAGTGGTATGTGGCCTATAAGAAGGTTGGCTAA